The Dama dama isolate Ldn47 chromosome 25, ASM3311817v1, whole genome shotgun sequence genome window below encodes:
- the RPL26L1 gene encoding ribosomal protein uL24-like isoform X2 has protein sequence MEGSRKTKLNTLERPGKAPSHRVPGPDLRRRLVTQGPWKGATAIPPQASGGAIQANTMKFNPFVTSDRSKNRKRHFNAPSHVRRKIMSSPLSKELRQKYNVRSMPIRKDDEVQVVRGHYKGQQIGKVVQVYRKKYVIYIERVQREKANGTTVHVGIHPSKVVITRLKLDKDRKKILERKAKSRQVGKEKGKYKEELIEKMQE, from the exons ATGGAAGGATCTAGGAAAACTAAGCTGAATACTTTGGAGAGGCCTGGTAAAG CACCAAGTCACCGGGTCCCCGGGCCTGATCTCCGGCGCCGCCTGGTCACCCAGGGTCCCTGGAAAGGAGCCACTGCGATCCCACCCCAAGCCTCAGGGGGCGCTATTCAG GCGAACACCATGAAGTTCAACCCCTTCGTGACCTCGGACCGGAGCAAAAACCGCAAACGTCACTTCAATGCCCCCTCCCACGTGCGCAGGAAAATCATGTCGTCTCCACTCTCCAAGGAGCTGCGACAGAAGTACAACGTCCGCTCCATGCCCATCCGCAAGGACGACGAGGTCCAG gtgGTTCGAGGACACTACAAAGGTCAGCAAATTGGCAAGGTAGTCCAGGTGTATAGAAAGAAATATGTCATCTACATTGAACGGGTGCAGCGTGAGAAGGCTAATGGCACAACTGTCCACGTGGGCATTCACCCAAGCAAG GTGGTCATCACCAGGCTAAAACTGGACAAAGATCGGAAGAAAATTCTTGAACGCAAAGCCAAATCTCGACAGGttgggaaagagaaaggaaaatataaggaGGAACTTATTGAGAAAATGCAGGAATGA
- the RPL26L1 gene encoding ribosomal protein uL24-like isoform X3 → MKFNPFVTSDRSKNRKRHFNAPSHVRRKIMSSPLSKELRQKYNVRSMPIRKDDEVQVVRGHYKGQQIGKVVQVYRKKYVIYIERVQREKANGTTVHVGIHPSKVVITRLKLDKDRKKILERKAKSRQVGKEKGKYKEELIEKMQE, encoded by the exons ATGAAGTTCAACCCCTTCGTGACCTCGGACCGGAGCAAAAACCGCAAACGTCACTTCAATGCCCCCTCCCACGTGCGCAGGAAAATCATGTCGTCTCCACTCTCCAAGGAGCTGCGACAGAAGTACAACGTCCGCTCCATGCCCATCCGCAAGGACGACGAGGTCCAG gtgGTTCGAGGACACTACAAAGGTCAGCAAATTGGCAAGGTAGTCCAGGTGTATAGAAAGAAATATGTCATCTACATTGAACGGGTGCAGCGTGAGAAGGCTAATGGCACAACTGTCCACGTGGGCATTCACCCAAGCAAG GTGGTCATCACCAGGCTAAAACTGGACAAAGATCGGAAGAAAATTCTTGAACGCAAAGCCAAATCTCGACAGGttgggaaagagaaaggaaaatataaggaGGAACTTATTGAGAAAATGCAGGAATGA
- the RPL26L1 gene encoding ribosomal protein uL24-like isoform X1 — MGSLRLRHDRATKTHIKRTSTRPFASPTKCPFSRAAPSHRVPGPDLRRRLVTQGPWKGATAIPPQASGGAIQANTMKFNPFVTSDRSKNRKRHFNAPSHVRRKIMSSPLSKELRQKYNVRSMPIRKDDEVQVVRGHYKGQQIGKVVQVYRKKYVIYIERVQREKANGTTVHVGIHPSKVVITRLKLDKDRKKILERKAKSRQVGKEKGKYKEELIEKMQE, encoded by the exons atggggtcactaagattaagacacgaccgagcgaccaAAACACACATCAAGAGAACATCAACAAGGCCTTTTGCAAGCCCTACAAAATGCCCTTTCTCCCGGGCAGCACCAAGTCACCGGGTCCCCGGGCCTGATCTCCGGCGCCGCCTGGTCACCCAGGGTCCCTGGAAAGGAGCCACTGCGATCCCACCCCAAGCCTCAGGGGGCGCTATTCAG GCGAACACCATGAAGTTCAACCCCTTCGTGACCTCGGACCGGAGCAAAAACCGCAAACGTCACTTCAATGCCCCCTCCCACGTGCGCAGGAAAATCATGTCGTCTCCACTCTCCAAGGAGCTGCGACAGAAGTACAACGTCCGCTCCATGCCCATCCGCAAGGACGACGAGGTCCAG gtgGTTCGAGGACACTACAAAGGTCAGCAAATTGGCAAGGTAGTCCAGGTGTATAGAAAGAAATATGTCATCTACATTGAACGGGTGCAGCGTGAGAAGGCTAATGGCACAACTGTCCACGTGGGCATTCACCCAAGCAAG GTGGTCATCACCAGGCTAAAACTGGACAAAGATCGGAAGAAAATTCTTGAACGCAAAGCCAAATCTCGACAGGttgggaaagagaaaggaaaatataaggaGGAACTTATTGAGAAAATGCAGGAATGA